One part of the Mustela erminea isolate mMusErm1 chromosome 11, mMusErm1.Pri, whole genome shotgun sequence genome encodes these proteins:
- the LOC116568880 gene encoding heterogeneous nuclear ribonucleoprotein A1-like, translated as MSKSESPKEPEQLRKLFIGGLSFETTDESQRSHFEQWGTLTDCVVMRDPNTKRSRGFGFVTYATVEEVDAAMNARPHKVDGRVVEPKRAVSREDSQRPGAHLTVKKIFVGGIKEDTEEHHLRDYFEQYGKIEVIEIMTDRGSGKKRGFAFVTFDDHDSVDKIVIQKYHTVNGHNCEVRKALSKQEMASASSSQRGRSGSGNFGGGRGGGFGGNDNFGRGGNFSGRGGFGGSRGGGGYGGSGDGYNGFGNDGCNFGGGGSYNDFGNYNNQSSNFGPMKGGNFGGRSSGPYGGGGQYFAKPRNQGGYGGSSSSSSYGSGRRF; from the coding sequence ATGTCtaagtcagagtctcccaaagagcctgaacaGCTGCGAAAGCTCTTCATCGGAggtctgagctttgaaacaaccGATGAGAGTCAGAGGAGCCATTTTGAGCAATGGGGAACACTTACGGACTGTGTGGTAATGAGAGATCCGAACACCAAGCgctccagaggctttgggtttgtcacctatgccactgtggaggaggtggatgcagccatgaatgcaaggccacacaaggtggatggaagagttgtggaaccaaagagggctgtctcaagagaagattctcaaagacctggtgcccacttaactgtgaaaaagatttttgttggtggcattaaagaagacactgaagaacatcatctaagagattatttcgaacagtatgggaaaatcgaagtgattgagatcatgactgaccgaggcagtggcaaaaagaggggttttgcttttgtaacatttgatgaccatgattctgtagacaagattgtcattcaaaaataccatactgtgaatggccacaactgtgaagtaaggaaagcgctctctaagcaagagatggctagtgcttcatccagccaaagaggtcgaagtggttctggaaactttggtggtggtcgtggaggtggttttggtgggaatgacaactttggtcgcggaggaaacttcagtggtcgaggtggctttggtggcagtcgaggtggtggtggatatggtggcagtggggatggctataacggatttggtaatgatggatgcaactttggaggtggcggaagctataatgattttggcaattacaacaatcaatcctcaaattttggacccatgaaaggaggcaattttggaggcagaagctctggccctTATGGTGGTGGAGGCCAATACTTCGCCAAACCACGAAACCAAGGTGGCTAtggtggttccagcagcagcagcagctatggcagtggcagaaggttttaa
- the NPVF gene encoding pro-FMRFamide-related neuropeptide VF yields the protein MKVISSKCFILVILATSSLLTSNVFCSDELMMSNLASKENYDKYSEPEGDLKGEKERSLNFEELKNWGPKTVIKMSAPTVNKMPHSAANLPLRFGRTVEEERSTGVMAKLPLRFGRNIKESISRHVPNLPQRFGRTTAKSVAKTLSDLLQQFMHSPSASELLHELPASRNPEF from the exons atgaaagttatttCATCAAAATGCTTCATTTTAGTGATTTTAGCCACTTCAAGCTTGTTAACATCAAATGTCTTTTGTTCAGATGAATTAATGATGTCCAATCTTGCCAGCAAAGAAAATTATGACAAATATTCTGAG CCTGAAGGAGACCttaagggggaaaaggaaagaagtctgAATTTTGAAGAACTAAAAAACTGGGGTCCAAAAACTGTCATTAAGATGAGTGCACCCACAGTCAACAAAATGCCACACTCGGCAGCCAACTTGCCGTTAAGATTTGGGAGGACcgtggaagaagaaagaagcactGGGGTGATGGCCAAGCTGCCTCTGAGATTTggaagaaatataaaggaaagcaTCTCAAGACATGTTCCTAACCTGCCCCAGAGGTTTGGGAGAACAACAGCCAAAAGTGTCGCCAAGACACTGAGTGATTTGCTCCAACAATTCATGCATTCGCCATCTGCCAGTGAGCTACTCCATGAACTGCCAGCCTCAAGAAATCCAGAATTCTGA